Within Vanessa atalanta chromosome 11, ilVanAtal1.2, whole genome shotgun sequence, the genomic segment CAATTCAATGAAGTAATAATGAGATTATGTCGccggtaaatttaatttaagctccATTTGGTTAATCATTGTACTTTCtatcaaatgaaatattcttATAACGATGAAATGTACTTacctacttattaaatattatttgtaatactttaaaagtagagaaaaaaaatgtcttaaaaatatgcacaactagatgaaaacccgacTTCGctcctataaaataaataagactaaacaaatataaatatactaactaccgtacctctgcacgaaattattatttggaacacttTTTCTGCAAGCACACGTAAacatcaaacatggccgcccgttgaactgtcatgtcattagatcttcatggatttaatatctcgattatacgaattttgtggATATATATGTGGTGAtcgattaaaaaatcattatttttaaaccatCTATATTTGTGGATAgatttcgatcgggtctatcgtagacctgcacaaaattatttaaatacaattttcaataatgaaaaGAAACGATTCGAGATGGTgcgaacccaggcaagcatcactgaattttcatgtacttaatttgtgtttataattcttctcgtgttcggcggtgaaggaaaatatcgtgagaaaattTGCTCGTGTGGAATGAGAATCTGCCATATTGAAACAGCCTAAAtcagttaaaagtaaaaaaaaacgagatttacgggaaaaataaatttgaagcgTTAACAATTAGTCAACTAATAAAAATCTCATATTATAATGGACGtactttattaaacttattataattaattaattacaatattttacagaaattatttaaataatatacaatgaaaatatttatattgttattcaaAGAGTTAATAGTGCCAGCGTTGTAAGTACAATGCCAGAGAACAATCTTTTTGATggcatatttatttcataactatattttttcaaaaatcttatattattccATGTAAAAATCAGAAATCCCTAGTAGTTTACTGTATGTGATATGACTAAAAACTTGAGTTGGTTGAGTGCTTTCACTGAGTTTACTtgtgatattttgtatttaaaataactaatctcATGTTCAGTAGCAGAGGCAAAAATTCACTTGGTGATTTGCCCATGTGGGTGGTGGGTGGTAGATGGTGGAGTCACaagaaatataacatcttagctcccaaggttagtagCACTTgtgtgatttaaggaatggttaatatttcttaccatcCCAATATATATAGGcaatgttgaccacttaccatcagatagccgatttgcctgtccgcctacctataacaCATAGAAGGCCATCAccgtggggaaacctgcatctgtCGGAGATtactgccacacgtgtatccgGTCACACATGCCAGCGAAATAGACTCGAAGTTATCTCATGGGGTCACATAAACGACTATTACAGGCTGTTAGttacgttttaattaatatgtataacaaatatttgttatagcaGCCCAATAATGGGATCGCTGTTAGCCAATTTTGTTCAGACATTATTacggaaaataatttaatggctATAATACGAGTATTATGGTTGTGTATTGAGTAAACTTTCTTTGATATGGGTTATACATGTATTCAACGTTACTTGAACATCATTTTAATAACTACCCGCAAAATGTActaattgaaacatttttgatattatctATTCTAATAAAGTCGTAAAGTTCGTgtgcttaaataatattgtgaatTCTTTTTTAGGttgataaacaatatatttgtacttatataaaagtatattaaattttttacatgatattttatataaggatatatttgataaaataattaaattaaatatgtatacccaatttcaaatatataataagtaatcaaaaattaatgatttaaaacagATACTACTAATCTTtaaatgacatattataaatCTTCTTTAAGTGTCATCGCTGATTTTTCTGTCTTCTTAACTGAGTCCCAGGATAGTTAAGATTGAACCCGGTAtcgatcaattaaataaaattctcatttcAACCGCACGAAGTCGAAACGGACAGCTAGTCCGTATCCATATATTTCTTCAGCACGTGTTTATGACACTGAACTCCTCCTTAACGACTGTATGTAGACGGCAAGGGCTAGTAGATGTGTATGTATTGTCCTACAATCCGAGATACAAAgattccaaaataaatatatcataaattattgtttatttctacGAACTTATttctatattctataatatattctatattgtatatatacatgtaaacataataatgtatatatgtgtatatacagggttattggtaattcgacgaatttcgttaggaggtgataggggtgccTATTCGCGaaaattttaacccccatatgcatagtGCATATGTGAGCCATTTTTGAGTTaccacgttttttagattttttcaaaataagtcaaaaatgctacttcgaaaatgtatttaaaaaaagaagtataatttataatctatttttttcatctgatttacaaaaacaaataaacactggttattaACAGATTTATTATGTCCGATTATTTTACCATTTCATTCTTCTTAATACCGCACGTCCGATTATTTTATCATGTCATTCTTCTTAATACCGCACGTACTCGTAGGAACAATTCCAGCTAACTAGAAACCAATAATAGAATGTTTTGCttccacatttaaataaataaaaaaaaaacataaatgcaaTTCCAATAACAAACATAACCTCAATCACAAATGCACTAACTGTTGCTATCGATATTACGTATTCATAGTCATTTTACTGGTAATGTAATGTGccgtttaatgaaaataattagatataaatcAGTCAATAATTGAGTAAagttaattaatgaattttacattaaattgcaTCCCGATCGTTATATGGATGTTGGTTTTAATTGGTCCTAATGGAAAGAGTCCTTCGTTATTGAATGATTTTGCTCTATTCATTGAAATTCGAATGTGATTATAGTAAAgcctataacataatattatgtttattatacgaTAGATTATGTAAATGAGATTAGGTTTTAATTTATGCAgataagttattttatgtttatgtttgataTGCTGGCTGTATGAAATTACGCTTTTGCTTTTATTGAAATGAGAAAAGAAAAATTgagtatagtttttataaaaattaaatatcgaacaacgaacgtaaaaagaaaataagcGTTGAGAGCATTGGCTCAAAAGTTTACGGAATCGCGTCTTTAAAGGTGAAACTTTTAAGTTAATCAAGACTGATGTCCTTTTGACCGATTCCGGTCACGTCCAAGATTTCATTCAGAGCCGAGGATTTATTTCGTTTCACGTTACGCCATAATGGCATAACTAAACGTCATATAATTCAATCTTCTCACACAAGCATTAACGACCATGCATGTCAAGGCACGTGTTCAAACTATCACAAGAGAAACTCGTGCCTTAAACAATCATTTGTCTTTATActagtttgttttgtttataactaaATTCCGATATACATAATGTTTTATCCCAGGAATAGTTTTATCTCACGTCAAAGGGAGCTTAATACGCTATCAATGTTCATTGATAACAACGATAAAGATcgattttattaacattgttaTGTTAACCTTCTGAAAGGGGCTTTgtataaagataaaatcatatcagaaaaatgaaataaaaataatactgttattattattccatttaTGAACATCTACTATGCCATAACTTATCTTACAACCATATttagaatagaatattttaacaagCCTGACGTATTGACATATAAACTCTTTATATCCTATATACTTACAAACCAAAACAGGGGTACAGCATCGTATAAAAGAAGAATTCAAATGTTTCAACTAATtttcactattattattactgaaattaaGTCTTCTGGGTCTGTACTATAAATaggtgttccacaaggatctATTTTaggttcatttatatttttagtattttaattgacTAAGTAACACCTAGACAAAGCGCCATGAAACGTAAACTAActacattaaaatttgtttagtaATAAACACGAAAGCGATGTGGTCGCGAAAACAGTCAGTGTGCAGCGCTGTCAGTGGCGTTTCAAAGGGCGACGACCAAGATGCTCATCTACCGGCTGGTTTGCGGATATATCCCTTCGCTATTGCATTACGAGTTAGAGTACTAcaggtaattatttaaattcatttaaactagatatataatttggcatataacatataatttgaacatattttaaactagaGCTGCCTCGCCCAACTAAGATTATCTTGCTTTGAGAAAAATTACAAGAGAAAATCTGaattgtttgttatttgtaGTTTCTTTACTATCTCTGTAGTTTCAACtccttttattttacattaaggTCTTAATTCCTTTAACATTTCAATTCCAAAAATAATCAACTTCCAgtcttgttaaattaaaaatgtaaaacgcGTTGTTGCTGCGAATTAATTCCGTTATATTTCATTAGGAAAGAATAGTGTCCTAACCATTCCTAAAGAAACTTTACATTTTCAAAGATAAaaagatcattttaattaaaagtagtttGACCTGAAATATATAACCGAGccactatattttaaattcattcacaTATCGTCATGTTTTGCATCTTATTAAGGCAGATAATAATTTCACAAAGTGTAACCCAACTAGTTCGTAAGATTTGatcttatcaaattttatttcacttacATTAAGAAAACCGTCACAAATTTTTCGTAACTACTTTAACTCTCTGCAAGACGCTCctctgtaaaatataaaaatcgactTTTCTTCTTTCGTAAGTTATCTTGCCATCCATAATACTTCTGATTTTGAAACGTTCTTTAAACTTTTACCTTCGTACGGATCAGGTCTCGTCCATCCGGAAACTCATTAGCTATATAAATTTTCCTTTACTAAGAGCTctataaaataacttcaaatGGAACTCCAAacttaattgcttttaaaactgctctacaaaaagaaaatataggTTCTACACTTTTAATGTGAGATTACTCCGACTCTTTGAAGTAgatatttcaatgttatttgatTCAATCATCATGTATGTTGGTACACGTAAAtaagtgaatatttaattttattactcacaatttgtaaaaaagtaaaaataaccttacattgctaatataaatctataactGTCCATATGGATACTCGGGGCCGGGCCGACTACCATTACTCAGGAAGCTTGACTGCCCCTCGCTGTTCGAGTAATCGCTTCCAcgtgaatgtttattttgtctttCTGTATATAAACTTGAACATCTATGATGTCGACTTTATCTAaaagtggtattttttttacttaattacattcacaattgttgtttatataattttaaaatcctGTGTCCAATGACTAATTCaaattaagttaagttaaatttagttaataaagttatctataaaattttaaaaaatgtccaGATAGTTTGCGGTATCGGTGGCCTTGTTGTTGGAGCAGTTGGGTGGTTGGAAGAACGACAGAAACCTGAACTAGGACTTGGTGTACCAGCTGGAGCCGTCACTGTTCTTGCAGCTGGTAATTATATTCCCAATAAAtgtcttataaatattcaacCGTATTTAGAGAGATTAGAGCATTCATCATCTGCATTACTATATACACACAGCATattcctttattaataaaaatagctatGCACTTGCGACGTTTACTCacttcaatttaaatgtataaaaatattaaaagcctCAGTCTAGCCTGTGAATATGCTACTGGGAAAATGCTTCATATTTATCCACTACACTGCTCCAATGTGAATTATTGAATAcccatgtgacagaatttcatcacACGTGCACAACATTAAttgtacgaaataaattattataaacacaaattaagaatataaattctcagtagtgtttgcctgggttggaacccgaaatattcggttatttgaataatatcaaGTATAAAATGCATTAACTGATAAGCTGTTCCTCCATCTGACATTGCACTGTCAACCATAATATGATTAATGATGTTATGACATCCGCACCTGTAATTGCACTTACTCCCTTCTTACCAGAACACGATACATTATGACGTTTTAATAAATGAGATAACCTAAGAATAATCCAAAGGGCCAGTCCTAAGACATATAACTATTATCATTAAATGGTAAACCATTAACCAACCacgaatttttgaatttatcgtATGTGTTTGTGAAGATAATCCAAATAATATCGTGAGTCTGTTCCAAAACTCTTATATTTGAGGTTTTGGGTCAGCTTTATCTGTAataattttttctatttaatcacattgttaatttaacctttaatacttacattttaAAGACGTTTACAGCGACGTCTGTGTACTACAGCCGGGGATTTGGCGGTTGGGTGTCTGCTAAATCGAGAACTACAAGAAATTGGGGAACTCCTTGGAGAGCCTTAGGACCTTCGCCGTGTGCTGCTATCCCGCTGACGTTATTGTGGACTATTGCGATCACTGCTCATGTAGCAATGCTTGCTTTCTGCATCAGGTCATTGATGAATTTTgggtaagaataaatataaattacttacaaaaatacTACCTAAGGcacatttattacatacattctGTTCCTATATTAACagactttaattttatacaccAATAGAAACATGTCTTGTATTTTGTCATATAGATGCAGTAGCAGAACTTGTATCGGAGTGGCGGCAGCGCAGTTAGCTGTGTCAATAACTACACTAGGAGCTGCCGTGTTTTTGTTTCAATTGGATCTACGCTTTGATGCTGCATTTTCACCGCCGCGGCCGTCTGACGCTAACATTTGCACAGCAGTATCGATGGTAAATACATAAGCatctttatcattttaaaaaatataaaaaaatattatatattaaatattggacaacatcacatacattactctgatcccaatggaagtagctaaagcacttgtgttatagaaaatcagaagtaacgacggtaccacaaacacccagacccaagataacatagaaaactaatgaactttttctacatcggcttggccgggaatcaaacccaggacctcggagtggcgtagccATGAAAACCGGTTTACACACCACTCGACCACGAACTCGACCACGGTCGTCACTTTTGATgatttttgtctttttattatatataatgtgcaATTTCAGGTTTACAACTTAGTTCAATGATCAATTACTTTCCggttttaaacacaaaaaaatacgcCAGTCCGTTGCTTCATGAAAGAAAAACTACTTGATTGTGTGTGATTGTGTTacgaaatcaatttattaaatatttccaattaaattaacttaaacaaTTGGCACTGCAAAAAAATCTCGTCACAAATAGCCTTAAAAACTTTATTCTTGAATAACTgggattattaatttaacttgcgCGTTAAAGTTACGAGGTGTGGTTGTATTCGCTTGCATAAACATGCGTTGAAATGTTGCTCGCTCTAACTTTTGTTCTTACAATTTGCAGTGGAACTGTCGAGTTTAACGACGTGGAGAGTTGTTTATGGcgtatatttttcaatgttgtGACCTAAATTTGCTACGTATCTAACAAATAAGTATTATCTTTGTTATAAGAATATTCATGACGATTAATCatgattgtatattttatatgtttttattaagagggcataaaaacaaaaaaaagtttagtttagttcttacttggtggtaagacgTTGTGCAAGCCtgctaccacccactcatcatatattctaccaccaacaacaatacttagtactgttgtgttcccgtCTGaggagtgagccaatgtaactgcAGGAATAAGATGCATAACATCATATTCATCATATACATTCCAAGGGTCATTGGCAATGAAAGACAAGGTTAtttttacggcgccaatgtctatgggcggtgattgGCATCTAGTGGCAGATTTGCCCGTTTGCtctacctatgacataaaaattaggttgggaatgaaatgatcgcccccaggctgtttcaaatatctaaaatataattattattgtacatgcaaaatggaaaaaaacaaaaaaaatatatcccgctgagttgctatcgccggttcttctcagttccgaggtgttaaattccgaaccggtggtagatttttgactatcaataagcaagtgtaaacacatctatattgaataaagatttttgaatttgactttgactttgaataattaatactattcgTCACATTCATCCATATCAAGATGTGCTGAGTACAGTATCCTAAAAGTGAACTGAATTTACGCGGGCGAAGCCGCAGGTTCtgctagtaatatatatgttattactaatattgtaacTGTGAAACGTGTTTGCACATTTATCATATAATGACGCTCGGACGTCCAGGCgagctttaattaattttctcataGATGTCGATATTGTCGAATATTGATGTCCTCTTGAACGCTTTCGGTCATGGCGACTAATATCAATGGAATCTCAACTAACCAACTGCATAGGAAATACTACAAAATCTCCTATACctcaattatattatcaaacataGGTACACTCTCTATTCCATAATTCTAGTCCTTTGGTTGAAACGGTATGCCATCTAGGCAATCTGTTCCGACTAGAGAAAGTTCTGTCGCAGATAATTTAGTGACAGGATAATCACAACGTTATATTGACCTAATCGAAGGTTTGACCCCAATAAATCGGAATATGAAGCCTTAAAAACTCAGCTCTGGACTATCGAGTATcggtatatgtttatatttataagataagacGGTATCGTCACTGaagactaaaatatataaaaaaaagcggaaccttgtttgtatgtttataaattagagTCAGCAgttttcgatattaaaaaattctCTATCAAATCTATAAAACAAAGGAAAGGCTTTTTTGTTCTCCAACTGAAAAATCTACTGAACTTATATACTCAAAACTTATACCTAAATAGGTTTTAGTATACAACGTATAAACGC encodes:
- the LOC125067330 gene encoding uncharacterized protein LOC125067330, whose amino-acid sequence is MPVINTKAMWSRKQSVCSAVSGVSKGDDQDAHLPAGLRIYPFAIALRVRVLQIVCGIGGLVVGAVGWLEERQKPELGLGVPAGAVTVLAAATSVYYSRGFGGWVSAKSRTTRNWGTPWRALGPSPCAAIPLTLLWTIAITAHVAMLAFCIRSLMNFGCSSRTCIGVAAAQLAVSITTLGAAVFLFQLDLRFDAAFSPPRPSDANICTAVSMVPLTSVAINSGNSGDGGPEGSPLSKEKVQPPDPPT